Sequence from the Natronomonas marina genome:
GGCTGCCCGGCGTCGGTCTCGACGCGCCGAAACTCGTCACCTCGCGGGCCGAGGTGGCCTTCGTCGTCGCGGTCCTGTGGGTGACGACCTACGACGGCCTCGTGGCGACGCCGCTGTGGCGCGGGGCCGCCGTCGCCGCCGTCGAGGCCGGCGTCCCGCCGGCGCTCCTGTACCCCGCGGCCCTGGTCGTCGGCTACCTCCTCGTCCTCGGCGTCTACGCGCTCGCGGTCCGCTACAGCAAGCGGACCGCCCGGACCTACCTCCCGGCGGACGCGCTCGCTCGCCGGTTCGCGCCGCCACTCCTGGCCATCGCCGCCGGCTACCACCTCGCGCACTTCCTGGGGTACTTCCTCGAGCTGTCGCCGGCGCTCCTCGGCGCGATTGTGGCGCCGCTCGGCCCGCCGGCCCCCGTCGCGCTCGTGTTGCCCGGCTGGTTCGGCGGCGTCGAACTCGGCGCGGTCGTCCTCGGGCACCTGCTGGCCATCTGGGTCGCCCACGCCGCCGCCTACGAGGTGTTCCCCGGCAAGCTACAGGCCGTCCGCAGCCAGTACGGGATCACCGCTGCGATGGTCTGCTACACGATGGCCAGCCTCTGGATCGTCTCACAACCGTACTCGGTTCCTCCCTACGTCTCATGACCGGCGATGGATCGCGGCCGGCCGGCGACAGGGACGCCCCGCCCGCCGAGGCGCCGTCGGAGCCGGCGGTCTGTGCGTACTGCGGGGACCGATTCGTCGATACACGGCTGTTGGCGCTGCACCGCGGGCTGACCCACTCCGGGCGCCTCACCGACGACGAGCGAGCGGCCTACCGCGAGGCCCGCGCCGACGAACGGGACGAACTGCGGCTCTTCCGGCTGAAGGCACTGGGGGCCCTGCTCGTCGTCTACTTCGGGTTCATTTTCGTCTACGCGTTCGTGCTGTGACCCGGCTTTCGTACGGGCGCCCCCGGCCGTACCACGCCCCCGTCGCCGCGAACCGGTCCGTCGACGGCCGACGCTGGCCGGGAGGAACTACATCAAACCGCGGTCAACACGAGAATCAGCCCGGTTGCCGCCATGAGAACTGCGACGCCGACCAACACGAGCAGGAAGTACTCCTTCTCCGTGAACTCCCGGGTGGCCTCGGCCATACGGCGCGTTGGAAGCGGCGGGACAAAAGGCGCGCGGTTTCGGCGCCGAGTCGATTGGGAAACGCTCATCGCCGACGAGGTCGTACGGACGGGCGTGACCGAGACAGAACGGGCCTCGGGCTTCGGCGGAAGTCGGATCATCCTGACGCTGTACGCCGTCGTCGTCGCCATCGCGGGGCTGATGGGCGCCGTCATCGGCAGCATGGGACTGCGGGACCTCGAAGCCGTCTCCTTTCTGGGACTGGTGACCTTCCAGCCCACGCCGCTCGGCCTCGCGGCCTTCGGCGTCTCGACCATCGGAACCTTCCTCGGAGTCCTGCTCGTCCTCGTCGTTTTCGTCTCCCGGCGGTACGCCTGACGGAACCGACTCGGGCGGAGACGAAGCTTCTTTTCGACGCGTCACCAACGTGACGGATATGTACCACCTCGCGCTCGCCGTCCAGTCCGACGACGAACACCTGGGGGACAAACTCGACGCCGTCGCGGCGCTGCCCGAGGCGGCCGACGCGGTCCGGGTAACGGTCGTCCACGTCCACGAGGGGGACGGTTTCGTCGAGGACGTTCCCGCGGTCGCCGAGGCGCTCGACCACCTCGGGACGGTCGGCATCGAGGCGACGGCGACGGGCGTCAGGGACGACGACGCCACCCGCGGGTTGCTGGACACCGCCGCCGACCTCGATGTCGACGCCATCTGTATCGGCGGGCGCCGCCGCTCGCCGGCCGGGAAGCTACAGCTGAAGCCGGGCGCACAGGAGGTCCTCCTCCGGGCGGAGGTACCGGTCGTCGTCGCCGGCGACCTCGAGAGCCGCGAGCCGCGAACCTAGTCAGGCCAGCCCGACCTTCTCCTGGTAGGCGCCGTGGTGGTCCTCGAAGACCTCCATTATCTCGCCCATCGTGGCGTAGGCCTTCACCGCGTCGATGATCGGCGGCATCACGTTGTCGCCGCTCTCGATGGCTTCACCGACCGACTCCAGCGCCGCCGCGACCTCGTCGTCGTCGCGCTCGGCCTTGACCCGTTCGAGGCGGCCGAGCTGTCGGTCGCGGGTCTCCGGGTCGACCTTCAGGATGTCGGGGTCGGTCTCCTCGTCGATGGTGTACTCGTTGACGCCGACGACGACCTCCTCGCCGGCATCGACGCGCTTCTGGTACTCGTAGGAAGCCTCCTGGATCTCGCGGTGGAAGTACCCCTGCTCGATCCCTTCGAGCACGCCGTCGCGGACGGAGCCGTCGCCCATCTCCCGTATCTCCTCGATGTAGGCCATGATCTCGGCCTCCATCTCGTCGGTCAGCTTCTCGACGGCGAAGCTCCCGCCCATCGGGTCGACGATGTCGGCGACGCCGGACTCCTCGGCCAGTATCTGCTGGGTGCGCAGCGCGACCCGGA
This genomic interval carries:
- a CDS encoding DUF7520 family protein, coding for MTETERASGFGGSRIILTLYAVVVAIAGLMGAVIGSMGLRDLEAVSFLGLVTFQPTPLGLAAFGVSTIGTFLGVLLVLVVFVSRRYA
- a CDS encoding universal stress protein, which translates into the protein MYHLALAVQSDDEHLGDKLDAVAALPEAADAVRVTVVHVHEGDGFVEDVPAVAEALDHLGTVGIEATATGVRDDDATRGLLDTAADLDVDAICIGGRRRSPAGKLQLKPGAQEVLLRAEVPVVVAGDLESREPRT